The following proteins come from a genomic window of Miscanthus floridulus cultivar M001 chromosome 2, ASM1932011v1, whole genome shotgun sequence:
- the LOC136535997 gene encoding uncharacterized mitochondrial protein AtMg00810-like, protein MLPGAEPEQPPLHPMITRAHAGIHKLNPKYAMAATEAVSPIPRSEQVYSQQPTGFVDPRRPNDVCLLSRSLYGLRQAPRTWFDRFVGHVTSLSFIQSKADTSLFVYHRNGATAYLLLYVDDMILSASTTALLQHIITWLHDAFAVKDMGPVRHFLGINVQRTPTGFFLSQSSYVEDLLERAGMANCKPVDTPADAKPKTSAADGKLIDDVTTYRSITGALQYLTITRPDIAYAMQQVCLHMHAPRDVHQTMLKRILWYIKGTTTLGVQLRTASTPTITAYSDADWAGCPDTRRSTSGFCIFFGNSLVSWSSKRQNTVSRSSAEAEYRAIANTVFRVLLASTSAR, encoded by the exons ATGCTGCCTGGCGCCGAACCTGAGCAACCACCGCTGCACCCGATGATCACTCGTGCTCATGCTGGGATCCACAAACTGAACCCCAAGTACGCCATGGCGGCCACCGAGGCGGTCTCCCCAATTCCACGGAGT GAACAGGTGTACAGCCAACAACCGACAGGCTTCGTCGATCCACGCCGGCCAAATGATGTCTGCCTCCTTTCACGCTCCCTCTATGGACTACGCCAAGCTCCACGCACGTGGTTTGATCGATTCGTCGGTCATGTCACCAGTCTCAGCTTCATCCAGTCCAAGGCGGACACATCTCTGTTCGTCTACCACAGGAATGGCGCAACGGCGTACCTACTCCTGTATGTTGATGACATGATCCTGTCGGCGTCCACTACTGCGCTACTTCAACACATCATCACGTGGCTCCACGACGCCTTCGCCGTGAAGGACATGGGACCTGTGCGGCATTTCCTCGGCATCAACGTGCAGCGCACTCCGACCGGCTTCTTCCTCTCGCAGTCCTCGTATGTGGAAGACCTGCTCGAGCGTGCCGGCATGGCCAATTGTAAACCAGTCGACACGCCAGCAGACGCCAAGCCGAAAAcatcagcagctgatggcaaGCTGATCGACGACGTCACCACCTACCGCAGCATCACCGGAGCACTACAGTACCTGACGATCACCCGCCCCGACATCGCCTACGCCATGCAACAAGTCTGCCTCCACATGCACGCGCCACGTGATGTTCACCAGACGATGTTGAAACGCATCCTCTGGTACATCAAGGGCACGACAACGCTCGGCGTTCAGCTGCGCACTGCATCGACACCGACGATTACGGCATACTCCGACGCCGACTGGGCCGGCTGCCCGGACACACGGCGTTCCACGTCCGGGTTCTGCATCTTCTTCGGCAACTCCCTCGTATCGTGGTCCTCGAAGCGACAAAACACGGTGTCGCGGTCAAGCGCGGAAGCTGAGTACCGCGCCATCGCCAACACCGTTTTCAGAGTGCTCCTGGCTTCGACATCTGCTCGGTGA
- the LOC136537732 gene encoding chalcone--flavanone isomerase-like, with amino-acid sequence MAVPEVVVEGVVFPPVARPPGSAGSHFLGGAGVRGLEIGGNFIKFTAIGVYLEDAAVSALAKKWAGKTADELASDAGFFRDVVKGDFEKFTRVTMILPLTGEQYAEKVTENCVAYWKAVGLYTDAEGVAVEKFKEVFKPETFPPGASILFTHSPAGVLTVAFSKDSSVPAAGGVAIENKPLCEAVLESIIGEHGVSPAAKLSLAARVSELLTA; translated from the exons ATGGCCGTGCCGGAGGTTGTGGTCGAAGGCGTCGTCTTCCCGCCGGTGGCCCGCCCGCCGGGCTCCGCCGGCTCGCACTTCCTCGGCGGCGCAG GCGTGCGAGGCCTCGAGATCGGAGGCAACTTCATCAAGTTCACGGCCATCGGCGTGTACCTGGAGGACGCGGCCGTGTCCGCGCTGGCGAAGAAGTGGGCCGGCAAGACAGCCGACGAGCTCGCGTCCGACGCCGGCTTCTTCCGCGACGTCGTCAAGG GCGACTTCGAGAAGTTCACGCGGGTGACCATGATCCTTCCGCTCACGGGCGAGCAGTACGCGGAGAAAGTGACGGAGAACTGCGTGGCGTACTGGAAGGCCGTCGGCCTGTACACAGACGCCGAGGGCGTCGCCGTGGAGAAGTTCAAGGAGGTGTTCAAGCCCGAGACGTTCCCGCCGGGCGCCTCCATCCTCTTCACGCACTCGCCGGCCGGAGTCCTCACC GTCGCCTTCTCCAAGGACTCGTCGgtgccggcggccggcggcgtggCGATCGAGAACAAGCCTCTGTGCGAGGCCGTGCTGGAGTCCATCATCGGAGAGCACGGCGTCTCGCCGGCCGCGAAGCTGAGCCTCGCGGCGAGGGTGTCGGAGCTCCTCACCGCCTGA
- the LOC136515627 gene encoding protein SODIUM POTASSIUM ROOT DEFECTIVE 2-like, whose translation MAPLLFRDMKGLSCSSPASTAICPSLERQPMARSHKAIASPSPSPLAHVPAEPRTHRHDSKKGQQQHKAVVVANNTGGLVSPAGSSRYLLSSGRFAATVTEEIQEVVESAPAPAVDAKREEASEAADVKSTQAQEQVVVLKVSLHCKACAGKVKKHLSKMEGVTSFNIDFAAKKVTVVGDVTPLGVVNSVSKVKNAQLWAAPPAIAA comes from the exons ATGGCTCCTCTGCTGTTTAGGGACATGAAGGGGCTCTCGTGCTCGTCTCCGGCGTCCACGGCGATATGCCCGAGCCTGGAGCGGCAGCCGATGGCCCGGTCACACAAGGCCATTGCTAGTCCCAGTCCCAGCCCCCTGGCTCACGTTCCTGCCGAGCCCAGGACACACCGGCACGACAGCAAGAAAGGGCAGCAGCAGCACAAGGCTGTGGTCGTCGCGAACAACACCGGTGGCCTCGTCAGCCCGGCCGGCTCGTCCAGGTACTTGCTGAGCAGCGGCCGCTTCGCCGCCACCGTCACCGAGGAGATCCAGGAGGTGGTGGAGTCTGCCCCGGCCCCGGCCGTCGATGCCAAGCGGGAGGAAGCAAGTGAAGCTGCTGATGTGAAGAGCACGCAGGCGCAAGAGCAG GTGGTTGTGCTCAAGGTATCCCTGCACTGCAAAGCATGCGCCGGGAAAGTGAAGAAGCACCTCTCCAAGATGGAAG GCGTGACGTCGTTCAACATCGACTTCGCGGCGAAGAAGGTGACGGTGGTCGGCGACGTGACGCCGCTGGGCGTGGTCAACAGCGTGTCCAAGGTGAAGAACGCCCAGCtctgggcggcgccgccggcgatAGCCGCCTGA